From the Pseudomonadota bacterium genome, one window contains:
- a CDS encoding UbiH/UbiF/VisC/COQ6 family ubiquinone biosynthesis hydroxylase — protein sequence MDVSSRQDAEIAIVGGGLNGLTAAVALAGAGFDIVLIDRRDPRETLDAGFDGRVSSIAWSSKVMLETIGVWQGVDDAAEPILEIRVSDGDAPLFLHYDHRDVGDHPLGFIAENRILRQALIERLANLNNVQIRAPHEVAGLDREPETATVALADGSRINAPLVIACDGAFSPVRDLAGIRHVRHAYGQTGIVTTVLHERPHRGIAHERFLPAGPFAILPLPGNRSSLVWTEAADIAERILTLDDDGFLEELMWRFGDFLGAVEPVGPRWSYPLTLVHAERYADHRLALVGDSAHLIHPIAGQGYNLGLRDTAALAEVLADRRHLGLEPGHSDGLERYARWRRVDNLMLIAVTDSLNRLFSNDLAPIRLARDVGLAVVNQLPPLKKLFMRHAMGTVGHLPRLLRGEAL from the coding sequence ATGGATGTTTCGAGTCGGCAAGACGCTGAGATCGCCATTGTCGGCGGCGGCCTGAACGGTCTCACCGCGGCCGTGGCGCTGGCCGGTGCCGGCTTCGACATTGTCCTGATCGACCGCCGTGACCCCCGCGAGACCCTGGACGCCGGCTTTGACGGTCGGGTGTCGTCGATCGCCTGGAGCTCCAAGGTCATGCTGGAGACGATCGGCGTCTGGCAGGGCGTCGATGACGCGGCCGAGCCTATCCTGGAGATCCGCGTTTCCGACGGCGACGCGCCGCTTTTCCTGCACTACGACCACCGGGATGTCGGCGACCATCCTCTTGGTTTCATCGCTGAAAACCGAATCCTGCGCCAAGCGCTGATCGAGCGGCTGGCCAATCTGAACAACGTCCAAATCAGAGCGCCACACGAGGTGGCAGGATTGGATCGCGAACCCGAAACCGCCACCGTGGCGCTGGCCGATGGCAGTCGGATCAACGCGCCCTTGGTTATCGCCTGTGACGGTGCCTTCTCGCCGGTGCGCGATCTGGCGGGTATCCGCCATGTTCGGCATGCCTATGGTCAGACCGGGATCGTCACGACCGTGCTGCATGAGCGTCCCCATCGCGGCATCGCGCATGAGCGTTTTCTGCCCGCCGGACCCTTCGCCATTCTGCCGCTGCCCGGCAACCGCTCGTCGCTGGTGTGGACCGAGGCCGCCGACATCGCCGAACGTATCCTCACGCTCGATGACGACGGGTTCCTTGAGGAGCTCATGTGGCGCTTCGGCGACTTTCTGGGCGCGGTCGAGCCTGTCGGGCCGCGCTGGTCCTATCCGCTGACCCTGGTCCACGCCGAACGTTATGCCGATCACCGGCTGGCTCTGGTCGGCGATTCCGCCCATCTGATCCATCCGATCGCCGGCCAGGGCTACAATCTCGGTCTGCGCGACACCGCGGCCCTGGCCGAAGTGCTGGCCGATCGCCGCCACCTGGGACTGGAGCCCGGCCACAGCGACGGGCTGGAGCGGTACGCCCGGTGGCGCCGGGTCGACAATCTGATGTTGATCGCCGTCACCGACAGTCTTAACCGTTTGTTCTCCAACGATCTGGCGCCGATCAGGCTGGCGCGGGACGTCGGACTGGCCGTTGTTAACCAATTGCCGCCTCTCAAAAAACTCTTCATGCGTCACGCGATGGGAACCGTGGGCCATCTGCCGCGGCTGCTGCGCGGCGAAGCGCTCTGA